In Trachemys scripta elegans isolate TJP31775 chromosome 10, CAS_Tse_1.0, whole genome shotgun sequence, the sequence ATATTATGGTGAACTATAAGAGAGAAGGATCAGCTCatggaaagaaaagaataaaatttgcagccttTATATACAATAAATACAATGAaatataatcataataattataaCAATTATAAAGATAATTCTTGCTTCTGAATACAACGTTCAATCAAATTTTCACTAGATAATCACAGTAAATAAGCTGATAGTTGGAGACAATTTAGCCATAAAATCAGCAAACAAATGTGATCTCTCGGATGTTCAAACCTCAAAGAACATCTTTTTAGTCAGTTCCCCAGTCTTGCAAATAAAATCTCATGATTCAGAATTAGGATATTTGGAAGACACTTGCCTTTACGGAAAAACACTAACATTAATGACACCAGATAGGAATTCAGCCTGATATACTGTTTTAGatgtaaaacaaaaaagtatATGTTCTTAGTGTGGTCTTTTTAAACTGGTACTGTAGAGAATTTTAtatagatcagtgatactcagacctcagtggttcaggagccaagttagcaatcagcattacccaacagagccacagtagtgtgaattcattgtttcatttactattagtactatatattcatatttaaacagcacatcaggggaaatatttagttttatatatattatacatatacatacacacaaactcTCACACCAAAataactgaccaagtattattattttatcagcaataattggttaataacatagtgaAAGCATCCtgattaaatcacacagtgttttaatatcatgtgctgcaaagcaCTGcgggagacacattaaagagttACTGGCGGCTcatgagcctcagtctgagtattacTGATATAGATCACACTAAACAGGAAGCTTCTGAACAACAGAAACATTGAAAATCCAAAACCGAAATGCTGGTTTGATACCTATGAAAAAGTCTGCTTGtattattttcaaacaaaacaaaacaaaaatatctgtttCATGGTTAGTAACTTTGCCcttcaggaaaaataaaatatcttacCTTACTAAATTTGTCATTGCTAGAATCTCGGGATCATTTTTGTATGGTTTAGCCTACACAGAACAGAAACCATAATAAGTCCATTTAGGTAGCAAAAAAAGTTATTTATGCCAATTTCCCTATTAAACGGGAAAAGCAGCAGCTAAGCCGACTTGTGCACATTTATAAGTATACCTCCTGAGAGTCAAATGGATTTATTCCGGACTTCATCAGCATGTTTGCTAGGACCAAATATTTTAAGCAAGTGGTTCTTCTAGGACTCCCTGATTCATCATAATTCTTGAATGCTTCAAAAAAGTCAGTGTGTGCCTTTTCAAATTCTCCTTCCCTTAAGTGCATTTTGCCTCCAcattctgaaaagaaaacaatgatGAAAGAAGCTGTGTGCTTGCAGCCATTTATCAGAACGATTCTACTAAATGTACCATGCTATGTCTAAACTGATTCCTGAATatattttcagggttttttttttaattcattaaaatTGCTGAGAAAAAGCATTAGCACATCAATATAAggcagctgctttttttttttggttttccaattcaaatattattaaaaataaccacTCCTAAGATCACTCAGTGACTAGAAAGAAAAGTGTATCTTTGCAACCTTTCTGTTAAAAAGTTGCAATTAATACATTTACTCAGTTGGAATTTATCCCagacaaacttcaaagagaataCATAGCAACATTATCTATTTATGGGAGCTATCcaacatatttttagaaaaactaTTTAGAAAGCCAAATGagaaatattattttccttttactGCTTTAATTGGCAGGTTTCCTGTCAGCAGAGGAGACAAGTGATAGCCATATCCTGGTGAAAGGTGCTTTCAGACATGGTACGTGCCCTCACAATTCATTCAACCATTACTGGCCATTAAATAGGTACTTCCAGTGAATCCTAATGCTTTTTTATTTGCCAATGCAATTCAACGAGATCAGATATTTGGAACGTTTTCTGTAATGTATTTTCAGTTGAAACAACATAAAAAAGTAAGATATTTTTTAATGTAAGTGACACTGGTCTGAACAAAGGAATTTTAAAGTagtaatataaaaataacttgccTCTGATGACCCCCATGATCAGTGGATGAGGAATGGCAGACTTGATGTGCAATGACTGTTCATATAGTGCTttaagttttttgttatttttctgtgCTGTATACATTTGAATTTCCAATGCATAGATTTCCAATAGCTGGGTGCCcttttttaaatcatcttctCCATCATCAGTCTAGGAAAGAGTGATAATGAATACTGTGAATCTTGAAATAATGCTGAGGTCACCATTCTAGTAATATAAAAGTGTGTtactaaatattttcagaaatctcCTGCCAAAAATAAGGAAGTTTCCAAATACCATATTTTTAATACAACCAGTGAAATTAAAACATTATGTTCAAGGAAGCTAGCGTGGACCAAGttctgaagtttttcacttgggtAAAAATACTGACTTTACTAtgaattttgcttgagtaaggatttTAAGAGTTGACCTTCTGTACATTTCATATCTTAAGAATTTCTTTCAGTATGCAAAAGATAAAGCCACATAACCACTGCAATAGAGCAGTGATGTATTCATGACCATACTATTGctaataatgggccagattcccaggtGTACATCATCTTTGTTCAGCATAAAGATGGAGAGGATAGGCAAAGCTGGAGGCTGATTTGGCCAATGCACGTGgcttaatatattttttccacaatgaagTAAAGGCCATAGTTTTCTCCTATGGTTAAGCTTCATTTAGAATTTTTGCTTCTCTGTTGGTTTAAatacagttttttccccccaaatagtttgtattaattttaataatacattaGAAGGAATAATAATTCACAAATGCTTCTCATTCCTGCACCCAAGTGAAATGTAAGATTAAGGCAGTTACTGTCTGCTGGTTATGAAAATTCATCTTTTTACCAGAAATTAACTATTCTATCATTTTTATTTCAAGTTACAAAACAGATAAGGAATTAAAACAAGCATTAGATTTAATTTCTATTACAAAGTATAATGATATGCCATTCTCATAGCCTGAAAACTGGATGTGAAATTAGTACTAAATACAAAGTTACAGTGAATGATTTTACATGTAGTTTTGGGgtagtaaagttttttttttttttaaatatctactCTACTGTACCTGGCATGACTGATGCAACTGGCGCAAAATCTTCTGTAATTTTCCATATTCTTCTCGTTCTAAATATAATTTGCCAAGCTGTGATTAAAGAATTAAAGCCATTAGGACAATTAGGATTTTGGAATTTATAAAATTTAGACTTGCAATTTAAGGAAGTTATagcaagcaaaaaataaaactaaatgttatttatatattttacctTTGTGTTTGTCTTAAACCACAATCTATCATTCTTAGCATCTTTCAGAGCTTCAAGTGTTGTTTCATAAAATTCCTGAAGCAAATCCATCTGGCATAAAAAATCAGAATTCTATAATTGTAAACAGCAAATTTGTACCTGTTAATATAGTCAGTTTGAAAGAACTAAAAGCGCATGTTTGAACTTCAACACAAATAAGATACTGAAATCTGCATCTTATTGAACTATTACTTATAAATAGCAGAAATTGCAACTAAAATGACAAAACTTAAGCATAATAAATAATCAACAGTATTATCATAAAATAGAAGATTTCACTGACGTTTGGAACTGACAAAAGCATTTAGAAGCACCTGGATGTAAGCTTTTAATTCAAAATAAGTTGCACAAGGTTTTAAAATCTGCAATTTATCATATTAGTGAAGAACCAAAGCTACTTATCCATCTTAAGCAGATAATAAAATCATTGTTATGTAAGAATCTAAGAAAAATACTAACAGAAAGCTAGCATTACTGTTACTGGAAACTGAAAAAAGAGAGACCAACAAGGGTAAAAGGATAGGAGGGGAAGTGGTCCATAAAAGATATTTTCTCCCTCCTATCCAAATACTGcatgaaagaagaagaaaaaatgtctgACTGTTCTGCTCAGAGCAGACCAGAAGATGTTCCTGTATGGAAACAAACGGTAACACCCAAAATTGCATAGTGCTTAATAGCATTTTCTTAAAAATTAGATAATCTAGAAAGTTGAGAGAGAAACTTTCTATACATTTAATGGCCAGATTATCTACTGGGTGCAGTTGGGAAGGGGCCCAGTGGCTTTTAGGTTGCAGGTATGAGTCCCTGATTCTCTCCATTCCTAGCTCTTGGCACAACTTAGAACAGATACTCTAAACTGCCAACTAGGTATGCTCCTAAGGCTACCCATCCTTGGAACTGCCAGAGTATATCACACACTTCAGTCACTTCACCTGTCCCTCCCCATGTGTTGCAGGAGGGGAGGAAGGCCTAGAAGTCAACTCTGTGTGCTGGCAATTCCCCAGCTAGGAGCTTAGGGgagctttcttctttctttatgctgctCCAGTAGCACAAAGAGAGTAGAGCTTGGCCATGGATCTGGTACTATGTACCTAGTCTGCTCACTTTACTAGTCTGAAAGATAGGCACATTTCTTACCGTATCTAAATGCAAAATTAATGAGTATACAGagttattttaattacaaattacATATGAGAACCTATTGATGGTGGTAGCCACTTCGCTGAAAAACAAGTCCCTTGTGACATTTAGCTGTATAGAAATCCCAGGTAAGAAATACTAAGTAGTTTCTAGACTGTTTTAATCTTGTGTAGATGACAAAGTTAAAGACAAGTTATTTTTAACACACGATCAATAAATTGTGGGGAACAATATTTAGCATACTGTAACAAATGTAATATTATAATTTTTCTCCAATTATACCAAGAATCaggttttcaaaaggcaaaaagtCCATGCAAAAAATGGATAGGTGGAAGAGGAATGATAATCTAACCTGTTTGGAAGTGGAGATATAATCAAGAATAGAATTGATGGATTTTTCAGAGTAATTCCTTGTAACTGCACTCCGTATGTAGGTCAACAGCTGTTTATATCTGTTCATCATTTCAGGAAAGTTAGTCTGTGAGGAAAAACATATATAATTCATAATCATGAAAAACTGTATACTGAACATTGCCATTAGATACAAACATCTGTAAATATGCACAGAAAACCCAAAGACGTTACAGTAGAGAGACTACGCAGTGATGCACATCTGTGATTGCTCTAAGTTTTCTGTCACCTATTTAGGATGACCACATTGCTCATAAGTGGCAGAGTCAAAAGTGAGTTAAATGGATCTTCACAGAACAGAAATTTAAACAGAGAAGTCTATTTGAGAATTAGCATGGCCATTTTATTTGGTGTGAAAACATATTTCCTACCAACACATTATAGTGAACAAtgttgtgacattctataccttgggggagcatcctggaacccccatattcctcatttta encodes:
- the COPS2 gene encoding COP9 signalosome complex subunit 2 is translated as MSIVLVHKKLKEYSEDSNSEPNVDLENQYYNSKALKEDDPKAALSSFQKVLELEGEKGEWGFKALKQMIKINFKLTNFPEMMNRYKQLLTYIRSAVTRNYSEKSINSILDYISTSKQMDLLQEFYETTLEALKDAKNDRLWFKTNTKLGKLYLEREEYGKLQKILRQLHQSCQTDDGEDDLKKGTQLLEIYALEIQMYTAQKNNKKLKALYEQSLHIKSAIPHPLIMGVIRECGGKMHLREGEFEKAHTDFFEAFKNYDESGSPRRTTCLKYLVLANMLMKSGINPFDSQEAKPYKNDPEILAMTNLVSAYQNNDITEFEKILKTNHSNIMDDPFIREHIEELLRNIRTQVLIKLIKPYTRIHIPFISKELNIDVADVESLLVQCILDNTIHGRIDQVNQLLELDHQKRGGARYTALDKWTNQLNSLNQAVVSKLA